CGCCCATGGTAATTGGTGGTACCAGAGGCTGGTTTGAAATCATTGATGGTCCCTTATAATCTGGTGCCATGATGTTTTCGATGGTGAACGGTTGTTTAAAGGCGGCAGCATTGATATTTGGATAGCCCTGGAAATGAGAGCCTGGTCCCAGCGCCGAGAAACGCATTTTAGCTTGTTCTTGGAAAAACACTGATGGATCGGTGGGCTTCATCGGTATTTGTTCGGCAGCCATTGCGGACTGGATCTGGGCGAACTGCGCCTGCAGATTTGGCGATTTGAATCGCTTTCTCCGTCGAAGAAAGCTACCGTTCTCGAACATGTCCCCACAGAAAGGATGCAGCGCCCAGTAGCTGCCTTTCCCCGGTCGATCAGGCCGTCGTGGGATCTTGATGAAACAGTCATTAAAAGACAGGTTGTGTCGGAGAGAATTCTGCCAGCGTTGCGTGTTCTTCCGATAGAAAGGAAATCGGTCCATTATGAATTTGTAGATATCGCTCAGCGGCAACATTTTTTCCGCCGACGTCTGTATGGCCATGGCCGTCAAGGCAATATACGAGTACGGCGGCTTCGCCTCGCTGTAGCTGTTACGGCCCGGTCGCGGCATGTTCGGATGTTTTTTCCGCTACTTCTGTCGTCGATAGGTGGGTGCTGTAGAGAGGCTGGACTGTATCAGTTCATAGCACGCACTAACACGACCATGTGTTGTGTGCCTGGTAGAGCTATTTACCAACCGGACGACTCACTAACAAACACAACAGCGGCTTGCACGAGCAAGGTAAGTGTGTACTCCGTCCACGATTAATAACATGGGATCTGCTCGCTTCAACTTGAACTCGCGTCGACGGTTGACAATTTGcgttgctttgaaaaaaaaaccgttGGCTCTTCACCCCACTTTGCAGACTGTTGTGTTTTTACCCGCAACCACCTTCATCGAGTCGGGCTATCGACATAAATGGGTGATTCAGTGCGGGGCTGGAAGACCTACTAGCTATTGTTAGGTAAAGTGACTGAGCTCTATGTGAAAGGAGACAGTCGATGTGTTGACATATGTACTGCCCCCTGTAGTGAGTTTTATTAATGCGATTGTTACTCATTAGCACATGTCAATCACGCGGGAGGCGTTAATATCTATTGATTCGCACCTTTTTACTGGACAaggttgaaaataaataaaagatatACAATTTAAATAGTTTGTACACAAACGTAATAGGCGAAATTTATTAGATGCTATGACAACGATATGAAGCAAGGAGGAGCGGGCTGAACTACTATCTCGCGGTGGAAGTTTTTACTCTTGAACCGAAACGGGATCGTGTAGTTTTCTTTTAGAGATGCGTGTGGTCGGTGTTCATAActgtcattttttaaacaaaaaattgaGGAAAATCTAATCACTTTAATCTGCAGCTTGAGTGGTGAGTATTTCCCTTGTTGGTGAACTAATGACAAGGCTATGGTAGTAGATAGAAAGCGCCgtctttgtgtgttttttatcCCATTGTCCGATAGCAAAATTGCATCTCCCTAATCGGCGGGGCTTTCAAACGAGCTTGCGATCGTGACACCGCGGCtatacaattattgaatttttatttacaaatgtgTACGAACGATTTATTGTGCCCGGGCTGAATAAAGACAGTGGGCGAGATATCTTGAGGAAAAAAAAGGGAAAGTGACAATTTCATTGAACGATGTTGACTTTACACGGGCCTTTTCAATCGATTGTTGCATTCAACAGATTAAAAAGACGGGATAACTCTTTACACAGCGGAGGTGATAGAGCGAGTCTGTATTGTATTATCGGTCTTTGTATCGGCCCGCTAGTTGCCAGTCTTCATCTATTTACAGAATTCTCAAAGGGAGGCAAGCTGCCAATGGGACTGCAGATTAGTTTTAAAGAACCCAACACTCCTCTTATGTGACCCCTCGTAATGCACCCGGCCACCTTATaagacttttatttttttgtcccCAGTCGGACTTGATGAAGTACATTTGTGTAATGTTGCCCAATAAGACATCTTAAACACGAGTCATTACCTTAAGCACGGTTTTAAAGTAGGACCAGCCATCCCCTTGCTATCATGAATCCACAGTGAATAAAAGGAGTCGATTTTAAGTCCTATGATGATGGGCAGACCGAGCGAGTTTTGCACGCTGTGAGATGTTCGAAGCTGTTGCCATGAGAGAAAGTCAGCATGGATACTATTAGTGCTCACTTCATCGGTGGGCCAATATGATTAATGATGGGTACAGGTCAAGGTGGAAACACGCAAAAGACCTGCTTGGAATTatgtgtcaatttatttgtttcGAGTAAAGGTTGTTTTGCCCTCATTGTCAGTTGAGCGGCGGGGGCTCCAGCTGCTGTGAGAGTGCGTGCAATTTGAACATCCCTGCTATGCTGTTCGTTCTGGGCCAGCACATTGTTCGCCCTTGTCCTGTTTAACACTCAAAGTCTCAATTGGGCATGAAATAGTGATAGCCTTTACTGTTTTGACACTATCCTCGAAACTGGTCACTCCTGCACTCTAAACTCTGATGCAAACGTCATTGCCAAAAAAAAGCGTGAACATCATTCCTGCAGAGTGGTGTCTTCTCCACGCCTCGCAATTACTTTTCCACACCAGCCACAAAAGGTTGGCCACGCCTTCTTTAGAACCTTTCACTCCATCGAGAGCGCGAACAGAGCCAAAAGCCTGGCTGTCCTACAGCAATTACCCCCAAGATAATCTCAGGGGCCAGCACAGACCAACCGTCACGCCAATATTCTGAATGATCTCCAACCCTCTGGTACCCTTgacaaagaatatgcaaattatgacaaTACCCCAGGTAGGGTTGGCATTCTCAGAACAAAGTCAAGCGAATCATTGAAACATAATCAGTAAAATCTTTAATGACTCGTCATACATACacccatacatacacacatacatacacacatacatacatacatacatacatacatacatacatacatacatacatacatacatacatacatacataacatacatacatacatacatacatacaaccatacatacatacatacatacatacatacatacatacatacatacatacatacatacatacatacatacatacatacatacatacacgcatacacccatacacacatacatacatacgcttacatatgtaaacaaaatgaataaaatgcatgtaaatatatctaatatcttaatatatatatatatatatatatatatatatatatataatatatatatatatatatatatatatatatatatatttgtttgtttgcgtgTGTGTTATGCTATAttagagacagagagagggtagagacagatagacagactaCTTCTTGACAAAAGAGGCAGGCAAGATAGTTTCAAAATGAGAACGGGAGCGGTAAacagttttattttaattttgaggtCGATCTCTCGACAGTTGCCCCTATCGTATCACAAGATGTTTTGACGACCGGCGGAAAGGGATAGGGGACACATTTTACAGACATTTAGACAATTCAACATCAGCTGAATTGAAATTAGGATCAAAGCCTACAATATCACCTCCAATCGTGAATCACATTATACTAGTGGTGGAATACTTGCCATCAGATTTCATTTTCAGAACGTACAAAAACCTCAATAGAAGTGGCCAACGGACTCCCAGTTCCCTTCGTTATTGTGCATTGAACTGCCCCAGGGGGAGAGTAGAGTGGCATCAATGTTTGTTTTTCTGTCCCCCCTTTGTTCGTCCAAACGAAAGACGATTGGGGAAGGACGCGATAACGAACAGAAAACACGCTTGACGACACGTTGCGATCATGCTGAACCACACCACGGTAAGCTCCATAATTCCACCACTGACACCAGCGCCCTCATCTCGGACATGAGGGCCAACGGTAAATTCTTGGATATCGTGTGGTTTGTTTCCACCGCTCTGACCCTATTAATGAATCATCATTGTGTACACTATTTTACTCGTTAAACCGACGGCCGGGCCGGTATATATCATCCTTACAGCTCATGTGTGCAAAGTCTGACAAATACTACACAGGATATTCAAAGAGAGTCAGCTAAAACCCAATATTTACCTATGCGGCGGTCAATAATGACTGAAACCACGTTATCCACTGACTAATATGGATTTAGAAGCTTTCCTTCAGACTTCCCTCTAATCAAACATTATctaattgaaataaaaagtacaGCCACTTTCGCATTAAATCTAAAAAGATTTTCAAGTTCTGTGTTACTTTCAGCTTTATGTTTCCCCAACCAGTCGTGCCAACGATCCAACCGTTACGTACATTTTCCAGACCCTGTGTTTTTTTAAGTGActctttaaaatatttaaacccCTATCGTGCAGTGTCTATTGTGCTATGTTGTTGCTAAGTCTTAGAGTAGTGCTGGTTTGCGCGAGAGAAAAATGGCGAGATGGAGAAGTACGTGCCGAAAGCAAACCTGAGTGTATTTGAGCCGAGCCACATCAATATTTGGAAATCGCATTTCCTGGCTGCATTGAAATTATCTGCTTGTGTGACACGCAAATTGGAAACACAAAGAAACGCCGTTGCTAGCGCCATTCACACATTTTCCACGCAATCAACACTAGGAAAACTCCAAATGCCCTCCGTAATTCACAAAAAGCCCCGGTCTTGTCGCAGGAGTCTGTGTTGAGTCAACTTCCTGAGGTGTGTATCGACGATCTGATTTAGAGGTCGCCTTTCGGAATGAAAAAGCAAATTAGTTGTAATGTAGACTTTTCGATCCTCGCCAAAGTGGAAGTACAAAATGTGCACTTAGCGTAGTGAACTTACAGCCAAAAAAGAATGAATTTACAATGAAACGTGGTGAGGgatattggttctggagaatagGCTCATTTTATTCACGGGTCCCTTGATTTAACATTGTCTTAAGACAAGCGATATGAGCTACTTTTAGAAAAGTCACCATTTGTGCATCGGAAGCTGGCACTGTTAGCGCTGATGGAGTTCCGTGTGTTTGTTTCTGAAGTTGGCTAATATACCCTATATAGATATTACATTAAGACAAATTAGTGGCCCAGTCAGAGCGTAGTCTGTGACTGCGCCGATAACTTAATACGCAAGAAGATTCTAGGAAGTGTACTTCCGTGCAGACCCTGTGCCTAATAGCTCGTAAGAATGGGCTTCAGTTTACCGCTCAAATAAAAGCCCTGATCTATATCGCTCTCATTAACGCACCTCCGAACTTTCACGATTCGCCTGTTCCCTGTCTGCAAGAGTTTGTTATCGTGCGACCGATAGCATTATGCACAATGCGTCAAGATCCATGTCTTATGCTTCGCTAAAAAAAGCTAtcagatatttttttatttatttgcatcCAGTAAATCACATGATAAACCGCGACAGCGTGACAAATCGTTATTTTTCAAAGGTTTCTCTTTTTACCTATTTCATGTTTCGTCATCTGGTTGAAACTCAAAGTTTCCCCCTACAATCGATAGTCATCTGGCCTCGCTGTCATCGACGTCCcgccaaacaaacaaacgttttTTTCCACGATATTCAGCGGCCGCAGCAGCGATAACATGTTTACGTTACAcagtgaaaaaaacaacatactCATTAACGGTACATTATATTGAAACATAACATGACTTCTGTATTACACATTGCATATGTCAACATTGTGTTTCCCCGATGGGGAATGTTGAATCTACTTTTGGCGGGCATCATGGCTGGCACAAAAATCGGGGCGTGGGGAATTATGCCGGGATGTGCGGTCAGTGGAAACTCAATCTTCTAAATAAATTGACATAGCAAACATAACTGAAGTGGATCTTTTGGTGGCCAGGTGTGAATGAGTTACCGCTGTACTTGACATGCAGTGCCCCATGCCATCTGGTCTCTGCTACTCTATAGCATTACCAGGCAACAACACCGTACGTGCCATTTCTAAAGACGAGCAGATAAAGACGTGAGTCGTCGTCATCGGGGCCCCGCGCTGTTTGTTTGTCGACTTGATCGAAGGTAGCCGGATCAAAAGTGAGCTGGGCAAATAATGCTCGGGAATACTGACAGAAGATTACCGCCACAACCAACGACACAATCGCACTTTATAAACCCGCCAGCCGtttaaaatgttatacgcgtttCTTTGGCGAGCTCGGCTCGCAGGCCGCACCGTTTAACAAATGTCGACACACTGCGAATTCAATAATTGGgaggggcgggggggggggcatattCCCTCCCTTCTTTTGAGATACTTCTCTGTTCCACCTGCATAATAGACCTAGCGTTTTTACTTTCAACACCTGTGCTGAGTCTCGCATACGTATTCAAGATCCATCGCTTGGCGATGTGTATTCAGCAGATCGGACAGTGTTGAGCATAAGCTCTACCGTCGAAACATCTCTCAACGCTCCATACATCTTAATATCGTTTGAACCGAAACAAAACTCCGAAAAGCCGGGATTTGAATATAATGCAAAAACGATAAAGCCTCTAACCCTGTTGGTAATTCGCGGGTTAGCGTAAAGCTAGCTGATCATATATTGTCGAGCATCGGTACAGTCGTGGATGCTGGTGAAAATTGATAGCTTCCGAGCAAAACTCGtgacaaaaaattgtgaaattacaTCTAGACAGCAGATGAATACGACGGGGGAAGTCAGCTCATCCGTTTCGCATTATTGAACGGTTGTATGGTTGACACTTTGTGAAAGAGGAACCAGACACACTCTGATAATCGCCAAGTGAATGAGACCAGCCACGCACAATGATCGATGCCCGTCAGTTTTCCATCGCCAAGCTCTAGAGGAAAACATCAAGGCCGACTTTGGCCAGGACCCGGAGTCGGGAGGGCGAAAAACTGCCCATGAGACTGTTTTTCACATGCCATCTTGTGGGTAGGGCCGATGGTTAATTCGCAAGTAACGTTACGGGATGTCAAAGCAAACCATTTTTGCATCAGAAAACTTGACGCTGTAGATGTTTTAATGGCAATACGACCAGCAAGCGAGACCGCTAGATCGTATTATGAACACAATAAGAATGTTTTATACACAGTTTATGTCAAACTGAATGTTGAATCTCTTGGCGCCCCTTCTGCTTGgacgcaactatattttgcaaacacaatTCACTCCAATAGACTTTATtgctatacatacatacatacatacgtacatacatacatacatacatacatacatacatacatacatacatacatacatacatacatacatacatacatacatacatacatacatacatttaactGCTGCTCAGTACAGTTTACAATAATATTTGGGTAGTGGAGTTTTGCGTGGGAAATCTTAGCAATACGTGGTGTGGACTTGTACTCGGGTTGAATCCTGAGAAGCTTTTTGAAGCAGTCACACACGCTAATACGAAATGCCAATCAGCCTAATTGTCTACGTCAGTGTTTACTCCCAGGAGATCGATACCAATTGAGACATCTTCTGTTTGCACAGCAGATAACAGACCTGCAACGCATAAGCCGTGTCTTCAATGCGCACTCTACATATAAGCGGAATTAAAAAAGAAGTCTGTTTGTTTGGAAGCCTGTTATTTGACGATTGTCTGAGGTTTGTGGCTGAAGCTAATTTTGTCTGCTCGGACAGTGTCTAGCGTAAAGAAACGACTCTACAGTGTAACGCGAATTTTTAACAACCGAATCCCGCGTCGATCTCGATCACTCAACGGGTCAACCCAACAGGCTAACGGCCATCCATCAAGCAGGCGGCGGTCGGATGATCGataaatcgatcgatcgatgACTGCTCAGTTAATCAGTCAGCAAACCGACCAAGCCGAGTTATCAATCGCCTTGCCAaccatccatcaatcaatcaatcgtcTTTTCAATAGAACGTTTGTCATTCTGTCTGAATCTACACGAAATGAACAACAGTGGACGTTTTCCATCATTGAATTTAAGGATATTTGTTCGCAACAAGACATTGCATCAATATCTTTCTAATTCTTCTTATTTTCCCTCCACAGTTaatattaacaacaacaacaacaacaacaacaacaacaacaacaacaacaataataataataacctaataacaacaacaacaataataataataataataaccttCAACTAAAATGGAAGAGCGTTGGAGGGTCAAGGAACAACGTCATCATAATCTCCATGAGTCTGTCTtgtctctgtctgcctgcctgtctatctgtaggtctgtctgtctgtatgtctgtctatctgtctgtctgtctctctctctctctctctctctctctctctctctctctctctctctctctctctctctctctctctctctctctctctctctctctctctctctctctctctcattttccAATGCAAGGAATCTATGTTTTGATTGTTTACACTGTAAAGTAAACCTGTCAATTTCGGACTCCGATTATCATGTCCGTACCACAAATCCAAAGCAAGTATTTACAATGTCCGTTACTGGTCATTGTAGTCCGTTGtaatcatatttttttctcGTCAAGGCTTGTCGTTCTGGCAGCATGGCATACTGTTTATAATTCAAGCCATTGgtatttgtttggcaataagtCACGTGATCATCCGGTGCGCTAACAATCACATCACCCTGGGAAGGCTCTTCAGACTAGCCAATGACGTGATAGAACGATCGATAAAGCAATTGATCGATCGAACGACCGATTCAGCAATTCATCCTGCGTCGCACTTCCTACGCGTAACTACAGAGGAAGTTTTAGAGGCTTGAGAAATTGACATGAGAATTTATCTGAGTGTCGTGTGGCAACTTTTTTCCCAACTCAGCATACCAGTCTCCACTAATCACTTCATTATAATCTTTTCCCGGAAGTCAAATCGTGATTTGGGGAGAACTGTTTGGCCGTCATAAACATCGCTGCCCGGCCCGCCCAAAGTTCACCGCTATGTGCAATACGTATGAGAAAAAgacaatattttgttgtgtaaatacgaAAAGAAGGGCAGTGTAAACTCGTTCATGAAAAGGGATTATGCCCGCCGATTGAAGAAATGAACTTAGGAGCATGCCTAATTGATTTTGTGCAATAATTTCTGCACAACGAAAAAAAATGTAAcgaatgaaaattaaattgtcCAGGTGTTCGATATTGAAATCTATACGTCCATATCGTGAACCAATACGCACGCACATAATCCTGGACGATCTACGCCAAGTGTGCACGAGTTTCATAAGCTCATTAGAATCATCACACACATTCAGGGTAAGTTGCAACGTGTTCAAACAATGGGATGTTGCGGCGTGCAGTTATCACAGCGAAGTTACGCACAGCGTAGGAGgttttcatatttgaaattcatcattGAGCTGTAATAAGCAAACAATTGAAGCAGCTAAGCCgtattgataaagcattgacaAGGGCTAATTATGCTAAGTGCACAAGTTGATGACCCGACACGCTCTCAGATCTTAAAGCTTGCGATGAGAAAGATAGAGATAAAAAAATCATGTGGTTTGAGCGCGAATACCACATCTATTGTCCCATACCTTACCGTGTTATAAAAATAGTGTCTGGTTGCTGGTGTCGGAGCCgttaacaaaaataaaagtatattCGGATTAAACAGACGCGACGAAGATAGTTCGATTATGGAAGCGATAAAGTCAGTGTTTTGTCATGTTTATGTAAGTATGAAATCTTACGACAGTTTGGAAGGACCAATACAGGTCAAAAGAAACCGTTAAGAAACCGTCAGGCAATGGGAAACGCTTTTTACACTCCGGAAACAAACCTGTTATTATAAAGAGCGCATAAGAGAAGAAAGGCTAATATGAGAACAAGATAATTTAATATATTCGGCAGGGAAATGCTCTAAAAATGTTGGAATTTATTAGCACgtaattttcagaatttttttgttttgttttcgaaATATATTATGTTCTGTGTCAAAATGTTCTGTCGAATTGCGGGGGATTTTAACAAGTCGCACACTGTGATTGTTGCCACGTGAACCCACTTGAACAAATGCATTTCTCTTTGCCTTCTGTCTTTTATTACCGCACGTATTTTCAGCTCCACTAGTCCAGCCCGCAAAAGCTAAAAA
This is a stretch of genomic DNA from Ptychodera flava strain L36383 chromosome 21, AS_Pfla_20210202, whole genome shotgun sequence. It encodes these proteins:
- the LOC139121797 gene encoding forkhead box protein B1-like encodes the protein MPRPGRNSYSEAKPPYSYIALTAMAIQTSAEKMLPLSDIYKFIMDRFPFYRKNTQRWQNSLRHNLSFNDCFIKIPRRPDRPGKGSYWALHPFCGDMFENGSFLRRRKRFKSPNLQAQFAQIQSAMAAEQIPMKPTDPSVFFQEQAKMRFSALGPGSHFQGYPNINAAAFKQPFTIENIMAPDYKGPSMISNQPLVPPITMGGFAALPNGTTWPSSVYSNCNNLDSCQINHTNTDYQFGNACSSLKPPFNQTPTLPLPLKPTIHAVGPLASNSAVPASHSHSGTLAQAASTTLAGHPHHHVGHVHASSQNSTITTSTLMPSLNHPR